Proteins encoded together in one Sinorhizobium meliloti window:
- a CDS encoding DUF1127 domain-containing protein: MRTTHHASGFGLVASRQSPAARTTGIIGVLTAVWRLYRNRCQIARLQDLDDRQLLDMGLKREDLREALTSAFFENPGNYLTRASRNRANLFYRGVRHD; the protein is encoded by the coding sequence ATGCGCACGACCCACCACGCCTCCGGTTTCGGCCTCGTTGCGAGCAGGCAGTCGCCTGCAGCCCGCACAACAGGCATCATCGGCGTGCTGACGGCCGTCTGGCGCCTTTATCGAAACCGCTGCCAGATTGCCCGCCTGCAGGATCTCGACGATCGCCAGTTGCTGGACATGGGTTTGAAACGCGAAGACCTGCGCGAGGCGCTGACCTCGGCCTTCTTCGAAAACCCGGGCAACTACCTGACGCGCGCCTCACGCAATCGGGCGAACCTCTTCTACAGGGGAGTGCGCCACGATTGA
- a CDS encoding DUF937 domain-containing protein, giving the protein MAPLFDMFAQAQNGHAIELMAKQFGLAQEQMAKATAALMPAFSTGFKYNTTNPYDFGALLTALSTGNYARYFEDMSQAFTPQGVADGNGILGQLFGSKEMSRAIAAQAAQMTGIGQEIYKQMLPVMASTLMGGLFKQTTGQMSGGLADNPMMTLMQQWMEATGLAKKPEPQSNPFDNPFTQAMQGFFGMGKPGETGKAGDKPKAADLFADNPFFKAYAEMMRGADTAQKAPADNPAFAQFSQAMNSLFDSGLEMQKEYQKSIDALFESYKGGSGGKA; this is encoded by the coding sequence ATGGCACCGCTTTTTGACATGTTCGCGCAGGCGCAGAACGGCCACGCCATCGAACTGATGGCGAAACAATTCGGGCTCGCGCAGGAGCAGATGGCGAAAGCCACGGCCGCGCTGATGCCCGCATTTTCCACTGGCTTCAAGTACAATACGACGAACCCCTACGACTTCGGCGCGCTGCTGACGGCGCTCTCGACCGGCAATTACGCCCGGTATTTCGAAGACATGAGCCAGGCGTTCACACCCCAGGGTGTCGCAGATGGCAACGGCATTCTCGGCCAGCTTTTCGGCTCGAAGGAAATGTCGCGCGCGATTGCGGCGCAGGCGGCACAGATGACGGGGATCGGTCAGGAGATCTACAAGCAGATGCTGCCGGTGATGGCGAGCACGCTGATGGGCGGGCTCTTCAAACAGACCACGGGGCAGATGAGCGGTGGGCTCGCCGACAATCCGATGATGACGCTGATGCAGCAATGGATGGAGGCGACAGGCCTCGCCAAGAAGCCCGAACCGCAGTCCAACCCCTTCGACAATCCTTTCACCCAGGCGATGCAGGGCTTCTTCGGCATGGGCAAGCCGGGAGAAACGGGCAAGGCCGGCGATAAGCCGAAAGCAGCCGATCTTTTCGCCGACAATCCGTTCTTCAAGGCCTATGCGGAGATGATGCGGGGCGCCGACACGGCGCAGAAAGCGCCGGCCGATAACCCGGCCTTCGCCCAGTTTTCGCAGGCGATGAACAGTCTCTTCGACAGCGGGCTGGAAATGCAGAAGGAATATCAGAAGAGCATCGACGCCCTGTTCGAGAGCTACAAGGGCGGCTCGGGCGGCAAGGCCTAG
- a CDS encoding FadR/GntR family transcriptional regulator codes for MTEDQDDLYARISHGRTADEVVQQIELLILEGVLRDGDRLPGERELSRRFDVSRPILREALKELEARGLVESRHGGGTFVADVVGQIFSKPLIELIGRHHKATQDYLEYRRELEGLTAELAATRATDFDRDILTRVIKRMRAAHESGNFAEELEADIELHNAIGESAHNIILLHTLRACYRLLTQGIFFHRNSVFDAPGARDQLLAQHEAIYAAIMVGDPQTAKAAAQSHIDFVATAAREAERSGEWVRIARLRLQQRDRAGS; via the coding sequence GTGACCGAAGACCAGGACGACCTTTATGCCCGCATCAGCCATGGCCGGACGGCCGACGAGGTGGTGCAGCAGATCGAGCTTCTGATCCTCGAGGGCGTATTACGCGACGGCGATCGCTTGCCGGGCGAGCGAGAACTCTCCAGGCGCTTCGACGTGTCGCGGCCGATCCTGCGTGAGGCGCTCAAGGAGTTGGAGGCGCGCGGTCTCGTCGAAAGCCGGCATGGCGGCGGCACGTTCGTCGCCGACGTGGTCGGCCAGATCTTTTCCAAACCCTTGATCGAGCTCATCGGACGCCACCACAAGGCGACCCAGGACTATCTCGAATACCGGCGCGAACTCGAAGGCTTGACGGCGGAACTGGCGGCGACCCGCGCAACCGACTTCGACCGCGACATTCTTACCCGCGTCATCAAACGCATGCGCGCCGCACACGAGAGCGGCAACTTCGCCGAAGAACTCGAAGCCGATATCGAACTGCACAATGCCATCGGCGAAAGCGCTCATAATATCATCCTGCTTCACACCCTCAGGGCCTGTTACAGGCTGCTGACCCAAGGCATCTTCTTCCACCGCAATTCCGTCTTCGACGCGCCCGGCGCACGCGACCAGCTTCTCGCGCAGCACGAGGCGATCTATGCGGCGATCATGGTCGGCGATCCGCAAACCGCCAAGGCGGCCGCGCAGAGCCACATCGATTTCGTCGCCACGGCAGCGCGCGAGGCCGAGCGCAGCGGAGAGTGGGTGCGCATTGCCCGCCTGCGCCTGCAGCAGCGTGATCGCGCGGGTTCCTGA
- a CDS encoding NUDIX hydrolase, translating to MNFLHRLASDVQLMLRRPARMQYAALCYRLARKTNALEILVITSRDTGRWVIPKGWPMQGKQAHEVAEREAYEEAGVKGKVQRAAIGAYVYQKRMDHGLEISCKVQVHALEVEDFCKNFPEKGSRRLEWVDYREAAKRVAEPSLKELILEFGKRLGPDPEQRPKTSSN from the coding sequence TTGAACTTTCTGCACCGGCTCGCTTCTGATGTGCAACTCATGCTGCGTCGCCCGGCGCGCATGCAGTATGCGGCGCTATGCTATCGGCTTGCCAGGAAGACGAATGCGCTGGAAATCCTGGTGATCACCAGCCGCGACACCGGCCGGTGGGTCATCCCCAAGGGGTGGCCGATGCAGGGCAAGCAGGCACACGAGGTCGCCGAGCGCGAGGCCTATGAGGAAGCCGGGGTGAAGGGCAAGGTGCAGAGGGCCGCCATCGGCGCCTACGTCTATCAGAAGCGGATGGACCACGGCTTGGAGATCTCCTGCAAGGTGCAGGTGCATGCGCTCGAAGTCGAGGATTTCTGCAAGAACTTCCCGGAGAAGGGCAGCAGGCGGCTGGAATGGGTCGACTATCGTGAGGCGGCAAAGCGCGTTGCAGAGCCTTCGCTGAAAGAGCTTATCCTCGAATTCGGCAAACGCCTCGGCCCCGACCCGGAGCAGCGGCCGAAAACCTCCAGCAACTGA
- a CDS encoding glutamate--cysteine ligase, protein MARDTTDQTPVTSVAELTAYLASGSKPKEKFRIGTEHEKFAFFKADNSPVPYFGEASIQALLNGMAERNGWEPIVDEGNVIGLAEPSGNGAISLEPGGQFELSGAPLENLHQTCKESNQHLAVLREIAEPLGIRFLGIGGSPKWNFAETPRMPKSRYAIMTRYMPKVGSKGLDMMYRTCTIQVNLDFSSEEDMRRKMQVSLKLQPLATALFASSPFTEGKPNGLLSWRGDIWRDTDNRRSGLLPTAFKPDFGFSDYVEWALDVPMYFVVRDGHYHDCTHVTFRQFMNGALKGEIAEWQPTMGDWTNHLSTLFPDVRLKRFLEMRGADGGPWRRICALPAFWVGLLYDDEALSAAEELTRDWGYEEVLALRDAVPAKALAAEFRSRSLFDVAREVLAISRSGLKRRNRLNGDGIDESQFLAPLDEVLAKKATLAEDMLSLYHGRWNESVEPVFADYQY, encoded by the coding sequence ATGGCCCGAGACACTACCGACCAGACGCCGGTTACCTCTGTCGCTGAACTGACCGCCTATCTGGCATCCGGATCGAAGCCGAAGGAAAAGTTCCGGATCGGCACCGAACATGAGAAGTTCGCCTTCTTCAAGGCGGACAACAGCCCGGTGCCCTATTTCGGCGAGGCCAGCATCCAGGCGCTCCTGAACGGTATGGCCGAAAGGAACGGCTGGGAGCCGATCGTGGACGAGGGGAATGTGATCGGCCTTGCCGAGCCCTCGGGCAATGGAGCGATTTCGCTCGAGCCGGGCGGGCAATTCGAGCTTTCCGGCGCACCGCTCGAGAACCTCCATCAGACCTGCAAGGAATCCAACCAGCACCTTGCCGTGCTTCGGGAAATCGCCGAACCGCTCGGCATCCGTTTCCTCGGCATCGGCGGCAGTCCGAAATGGAACTTCGCCGAGACGCCGCGCATGCCGAAGTCGCGCTACGCCATCATGACGCGCTACATGCCCAAGGTGGGCAGCAAGGGCCTCGACATGATGTATCGCACCTGCACGATCCAGGTTAACCTCGACTTCTCCTCGGAAGAGGACATGCGGCGGAAGATGCAGGTCTCCCTGAAGCTGCAGCCGCTCGCCACCGCCCTCTTTGCGAGCTCCCCCTTCACCGAAGGCAAGCCGAACGGGCTGCTTTCCTGGCGGGGCGACATCTGGCGCGATACCGACAACCGGCGCTCGGGCCTGTTGCCGACGGCCTTCAAGCCGGACTTCGGCTTCAGCGACTATGTGGAATGGGCGCTCGACGTCCCCATGTATTTCGTCGTCCGCGACGGGCATTACCATGACTGCACCCATGTCACCTTCCGTCAGTTCATGAACGGGGCGCTGAAGGGCGAAATCGCCGAGTGGCAGCCGACGATGGGCGACTGGACCAATCATCTGTCGACTCTCTTTCCCGACGTCCGTCTGAAGCGTTTTCTGGAAATGCGCGGGGCAGACGGCGGCCCCTGGCGGCGGATCTGCGCGCTGCCGGCGTTCTGGGTCGGCCTGCTCTACGATGACGAGGCCCTGTCGGCGGCCGAGGAATTGACCCGCGATTGGGGTTACGAAGAGGTCCTGGCACTCAGAGATGCCGTGCCCGCAAAGGCGCTCGCGGCCGAATTCCGGTCGAGGTCGCTTTTCGATGTCGCGCGCGAGGTTCTCGCCATTTCGCGCAGCGGTCTCAAGCGCCGCAACCGGCTGAACGGCGACGGCATCGACGAAAGCCAGTTCCTGGCACCGCTTGACGAAGTGCTGGCGAAGAAGGCGACGCTCGCGGAAGACATGCTCTCGCTCTATCACGGCCGCTGGAACGAATCGGTCGAACCGGTTTTCGCCGACTACCAATACTGA
- a CDS encoding LysR substrate-binding domain-containing protein: MSAPLDIDQLQTFVAIADTGSFTKAADRVFKTQSAVSMQMRRLEERIGKPLFMKDGRGNRLTVEGDRLLNFARRMIRLNNEAIASFDDNRLEGTLRIGTPDDYADRYMPEIIVRFAKTHPNVELYIICEPSVDLAEKMAKGDLDIALVTHNPRARASDVVRTEPLCWVSSINHPLPENAPIPLAVGRRDCQWRQAACAALDATGKEYQILFTSWSSTVVAAAVLAGMAVSVLPESALRPGMKVLTLADGFPSLAPVQIGIMKRPGLSPSLSNAITNHITACLDNITPITVNDDLEGDLKGYPRYPRLRQSHMLPGW; the protein is encoded by the coding sequence ATGTCCGCACCGCTCGATATCGACCAGCTGCAAACCTTCGTAGCAATCGCAGACACGGGCAGCTTCACCAAGGCGGCCGACCGTGTCTTCAAGACTCAATCCGCCGTATCGATGCAGATGCGACGCCTGGAAGAACGGATCGGCAAGCCGCTTTTCATGAAGGACGGCCGGGGCAACCGGCTGACAGTCGAGGGCGACAGGCTCCTCAATTTTGCCCGCCGGATGATCCGCCTCAACAATGAGGCGATCGCCTCCTTCGACGACAACCGCCTCGAGGGAACGCTGCGGATCGGCACACCGGACGACTACGCGGACCGCTACATGCCCGAAATCATCGTCCGCTTCGCCAAGACGCATCCGAACGTCGAGCTCTACATCATTTGCGAGCCCTCGGTGGACCTCGCGGAAAAAATGGCGAAGGGCGATCTCGACATCGCGCTCGTCACCCACAATCCGCGTGCGCGGGCTTCCGACGTCGTACGAACCGAGCCGCTCTGCTGGGTAAGCTCCATCAATCATCCGCTGCCCGAGAATGCGCCAATCCCGCTTGCGGTCGGCCGGCGCGACTGTCAGTGGCGGCAGGCTGCCTGCGCGGCGCTCGATGCGACCGGCAAGGAATATCAAATCCTGTTCACGAGTTGGTCCTCGACCGTCGTTGCCGCCGCGGTGCTCGCCGGCATGGCGGTCTCCGTCCTTCCGGAGTCGGCACTGCGACCGGGCATGAAGGTGCTGACGCTGGCCGACGGCTTCCCGTCACTGGCGCCGGTGCAGATCGGCATCATGAAGCGCCCCGGCCTTTCGCCGTCGCTGTCGAACGCGATCACCAATCACATTACCGCCTGCCTGGACAACATCACGCCCATCACCGTCAACGACGATCTCGAAGGCGATCTCAAGGGCTATCCCCGTTATCCGCGCCTCCGGCAGAGCCATATGCTGCCGGGCTGGTGA
- a CDS encoding DUF3422 family protein, with translation MPKGSFAFPVAPMRAQALGEVHSRPYALVTTPRVIFQLAFMTEGGSIVDHAVMSELSRSRGIAPPGRDANHHAIPWGQGTLRWERHTEFSTYFWDAPAPESFGGEVPIHPFGDGFSPPGSLISGVRLEIRPDTPETREAIAAFDPTSLCYSETKNGQAVLLTDFRQNGDGLTQVLVIDRGMTEAGTGALVQRLLDIETYRTLAILGLPLAQSLSPEIRRTEDGLTAVTQRMKENVREEADEMLAEITRLAADLEAGAALSLYRFGASRAYYGIVQERIRTLSETPVPGYETIGTFLERRLAPAMRTCQSVEERQANLSRKLARATALLRSWIDVELERQNSALLNSMDRRAKLQLRLQQTVEGLSVAAISYYVVGLFGYLAKAVSHEIPVDPGLLTGLAVPFAVAGVWLVVRRIRRHHDEHG, from the coding sequence ATGCCAAAGGGCAGTTTTGCATTTCCGGTGGCGCCCATGCGCGCCCAGGCGCTCGGCGAGGTCCATTCACGGCCCTATGCACTGGTGACGACTCCGCGCGTCATCTTTCAACTCGCCTTCATGACGGAGGGCGGGTCGATCGTCGATCACGCCGTGATGTCCGAGTTGTCGCGCTCGCGCGGCATTGCCCCGCCCGGTCGCGACGCCAATCACCACGCGATCCCCTGGGGACAGGGAACGCTGCGCTGGGAGCGGCACACGGAATTCTCCACCTATTTCTGGGACGCGCCCGCGCCGGAAAGCTTCGGCGGCGAGGTGCCGATCCATCCGTTCGGCGACGGTTTTTCGCCCCCGGGCTCGCTGATTTCCGGAGTTCGTCTGGAAATTCGTCCCGATACGCCGGAGACCCGCGAGGCGATCGCGGCTTTCGATCCCACGAGCCTCTGTTACAGCGAAACCAAGAATGGCCAGGCGGTGCTCCTGACCGACTTTCGCCAGAACGGCGACGGGCTGACCCAGGTGCTGGTCATCGATCGCGGCATGACGGAGGCGGGAACGGGCGCCCTGGTGCAGCGCCTGCTCGACATCGAGACCTACCGCACGCTTGCCATTCTCGGCCTGCCGCTTGCACAGTCGCTGTCGCCGGAGATCCGCCGCACCGAGGACGGCCTGACGGCGGTGACGCAGCGCATGAAGGAAAACGTCCGCGAGGAGGCTGACGAGATGCTGGCGGAGATCACCCGCCTTGCCGCCGATCTCGAAGCGGGTGCCGCCCTCAGCCTCTATCGCTTCGGCGCCAGCCGCGCCTATTACGGCATTGTCCAGGAACGCATCCGCACGCTTTCCGAGACGCCGGTGCCCGGTTACGAGACCATCGGCACCTTCCTCGAGCGCAGGCTGGCGCCGGCAATGCGCACCTGTCAGTCGGTCGAGGAGCGGCAGGCGAATCTCTCGCGCAAGCTCGCCCGCGCTACGGCTCTCCTGAGAAGCTGGATCGACGTCGAACTGGAACGGCAGAACAGCGCCCTGTTGAATTCGATGGATCGCCGCGCCAAGCTGCAATTGCGCCTGCAACAGACCGTCGAAGGATTGTCGGTGGCGGCGATTTCCTATTATGTCGTCGGGCTCTTCGGCTACCTCGCCAAGGCCGTCAGTCATGAAATACCCGTTGATCCCGGTCTCCTGACGGGCCTCGCCGTTCCCTTCGCGGTCGCCGGGGTCTGGCTGGTGGTGCGGCGCATTCGCCGCCATCACGACGAGCACGGATAG
- a CDS encoding 16S rRNA (uracil(1498)-N(3))-methyltransferase — protein sequence MRANFRMQRLFIENPLHAGAKHEATREQFNYLINVLRLGEGASLLVFNGRDGEWRAEIAMPSRKQAVLVAVEQTRPQPAPCDLVYLFAPLKVGRLDYLVQKAVEMGAGVLQPVMTQHVQGKIGSLERVRANVIEAAEQCGVLGIPAVEEPRKLEDLLMDWPRDRRIVFCDEGNDSQNPLPILEGIAERRLALLIGPEGGFSEAERDLLRSRDFVTAIPLGPRILRADTAAVAAMAVIQATLGDWR from the coding sequence ATGCGCGCCAATTTCCGCATGCAGCGACTGTTCATCGAGAACCCGCTCCACGCCGGAGCGAAACATGAAGCCACCAGGGAGCAGTTCAACTATCTCATCAACGTCCTGCGCCTGGGTGAAGGCGCATCGCTTCTGGTCTTCAACGGCCGGGACGGCGAATGGCGGGCGGAGATAGCCATGCCTTCGCGCAAGCAGGCGGTTCTCGTCGCGGTCGAGCAGACGCGCCCTCAGCCCGCCCCTTGCGATCTCGTTTACCTGTTTGCGCCTCTTAAGGTAGGGCGGCTCGATTATCTCGTGCAGAAGGCGGTGGAAATGGGCGCCGGCGTGCTGCAGCCAGTCATGACCCAGCATGTCCAGGGAAAGATCGGCAGCCTCGAACGCGTTCGCGCCAACGTCATCGAAGCGGCGGAGCAATGCGGCGTGCTCGGCATCCCGGCAGTCGAAGAACCCCGCAAGCTCGAGGACCTTCTCATGGACTGGCCGCGCGACCGGCGCATCGTCTTCTGCGACGAGGGAAACGACAGCCAGAATCCACTGCCCATCCTCGAGGGAATTGCCGAACGCCGGCTGGCGCTTTTAATCGGGCCGGAGGGCGGCTTTTCGGAGGCGGAGCGGGATCTGCTGCGGAGCCGTGACTTCGTGACGGCGATCCCTCTCGGGCCGCGCATCCTGCGCGCCGACACCGCGGCAGTGGCTGCGATGGCCGTCATTCAGGCGACGCTCGGCGACTGGCGATGA
- a CDS encoding inorganic phosphate transporter, with protein MAKPRPRLEKLTLDKDLDKFSLAEEASHHVMRRLAAPGLAALFLVLSMGFAASYFTGASGAAVVIAAAAVAGYMAMNIGANDVTNNVGAAVGAKAISMPVALGIAAVFEIAGALIAGRKVTLTVEAGIIDGTQVVGAEGLVWVMLSALISSAIWINIATYSRAPVSTTHSLIGGIIGAGVAAAGLSSVKWWAIAGITASWTISPVLGGIIAALFLAFLKEFVIYRDDKISAARRWMPVVLGVTAGSFTAYVAVFAIDHLASVPLPTGLAIGGLAGIACYIVSRPWIHRQSEGLENRNQSLRKLFRLPLIFSAALLSFAHGANDVSNAIGPLSAIVSAVDGVISTADSEAPFWVLLIGALGISVGLLLYGPLLIRVVGEEITRLNPMRAFCVALATAVTVLLASALGLPISSTHTAVGAVFGVGFFREWYTRHSQRRLEYVRRKTGQTEFMEKGETNFAEVRRRRLVRRSHFLTIVAAWVITVPVSALLSAFLYLVLSGLFL; from the coding sequence TTGGCCAAGCCGCGACCGCGCCTCGAAAAGCTGACGCTCGACAAGGATCTCGACAAGTTCAGCCTTGCCGAGGAAGCGTCGCATCACGTCATGCGCAGATTGGCTGCTCCCGGACTTGCCGCTCTCTTCCTGGTCCTCAGCATGGGTTTCGCGGCGAGCTATTTCACCGGCGCCTCCGGTGCGGCCGTGGTGATTGCAGCAGCGGCGGTCGCGGGCTACATGGCGATGAACATCGGCGCCAACGACGTCACCAACAACGTCGGAGCGGCGGTCGGCGCAAAGGCGATATCGATGCCCGTGGCGCTGGGGATTGCGGCGGTGTTCGAGATCGCCGGAGCGCTGATCGCCGGCCGTAAGGTCACGCTGACCGTAGAGGCCGGGATCATCGACGGCACGCAGGTGGTCGGCGCCGAAGGGCTGGTCTGGGTGATGCTCTCGGCGCTTATCTCATCGGCGATCTGGATCAATATCGCGACCTACTCGCGTGCGCCCGTTTCGACGACGCATTCGCTCATCGGCGGCATTATCGGCGCAGGGGTCGCCGCCGCCGGGCTTTCCAGCGTCAAGTGGTGGGCGATCGCCGGCATCACAGCGAGCTGGACGATTTCGCCCGTGCTCGGCGGGATCATTGCCGCACTCTTCCTCGCCTTCCTGAAGGAGTTCGTCATCTACCGCGATGACAAGATCTCGGCCGCCCGGCGTTGGATGCCTGTCGTCCTCGGCGTCACTGCCGGTTCGTTCACGGCCTATGTCGCGGTCTTTGCAATCGACCATCTGGCTTCCGTTCCGCTTCCGACCGGCCTGGCGATCGGCGGACTGGCCGGGATCGCTTGCTATATCGTGTCGAGGCCGTGGATCCACCGCCAGTCGGAAGGTCTCGAAAACCGCAACCAGTCGCTTCGCAAGCTGTTCCGCCTGCCGCTCATCTTCTCGGCCGCCCTGCTCTCCTTCGCCCATGGCGCAAACGACGTATCGAACGCCATCGGCCCGCTGTCGGCGATCGTCTCGGCTGTCGACGGCGTGATCTCGACCGCGGATTCGGAGGCCCCCTTCTGGGTACTCCTCATCGGCGCACTCGGCATTTCGGTGGGTCTTCTGCTCTACGGTCCGCTGCTGATCCGCGTCGTCGGCGAGGAAATCACGCGTCTCAACCCTATGCGCGCCTTCTGCGTGGCGCTTGCAACCGCCGTGACGGTTCTGCTTGCCTCGGCTCTCGGCCTGCCGATCAGTTCCACCCACACGGCGGTCGGCGCCGTGTTCGGCGTCGGCTTCTTTCGCGAGTGGTACACGCGTCACTCGCAACGGCGGCTCGAATATGTCCGGCGCAAGACGGGCCAGACCGAATTCATGGAAAAGGGCGAGACGAACTTTGCGGAAGTGCGCCGCCGGCGCCTGGTGCGGCGCTCCCACTTCCTGACCATCGTCGCCGCCTGGGTCATCACGGTTCCCGTGTCGGCGCTGCTCTCGGCCTTTCTCTATCTCGTCCTCTCCGGTCTGTTTCTCTAG
- a CDS encoding LysR family transcriptional regulator produces MTNLGDLEIFARVVSTGSMSAAGRALGFSAAVISKRIKRLEDRLGTRLLQRTTRQISLTEAGQGFYDRVLGILAGLEEAEAYASGRSSQVQGTLRISAPTSFGRMHIAPHLTGFMKDHPDLKLHIVLTDDFTDIVAEGFDLAIRIGELSDSSLVARKLAPVRRLLCAAPSYVARHGAPTEIGELAHHICLPAHNNDNWKLEGPDGSLSYRPEGPLVTNSSEIIREAVIAGAGIALRSTWDIGRELREGRLVQVLPQWEGSHKLTLSAVYPSRQFLPAKVRQFIDYLAALYGPVPYWEQ; encoded by the coding sequence ATGACGAATCTAGGCGATCTCGAAATTTTTGCGCGGGTGGTGTCGACCGGCAGCATGTCGGCGGCGGGACGCGCGCTCGGTTTTTCCGCAGCCGTGATTTCCAAACGTATCAAGCGGCTCGAAGACAGGCTGGGCACGCGGCTCCTGCAGCGCACGACTCGGCAGATTTCGCTGACGGAGGCCGGCCAGGGTTTCTATGACCGCGTTCTCGGCATTCTCGCCGGTCTGGAGGAAGCGGAGGCCTATGCTTCGGGCCGCTCGTCCCAGGTCCAGGGGACTCTGCGCATTTCCGCGCCGACCTCCTTCGGCCGCATGCACATCGCACCGCATCTGACCGGTTTCATGAAGGACCATCCCGACCTGAAGCTGCACATCGTACTGACCGACGATTTCACCGACATCGTCGCAGAAGGTTTCGACCTCGCCATCCGAATAGGCGAACTCAGCGATTCGAGCCTCGTCGCCCGCAAGCTCGCGCCGGTGCGCCGGCTTCTCTGCGCGGCGCCGAGCTATGTCGCCCGTCATGGAGCGCCGACGGAGATCGGCGAACTCGCGCATCACATCTGTCTGCCGGCGCACAACAACGACAACTGGAAGCTGGAGGGCCCCGACGGCAGCCTCTCCTACCGGCCGGAGGGACCGCTCGTCACCAACTCGTCGGAAATCATCCGCGAAGCGGTGATTGCCGGTGCCGGCATCGCCCTGCGGTCCACCTGGGACATCGGCAGGGAACTTCGGGAGGGGCGCCTGGTTCAGGTGCTGCCGCAATGGGAAGGATCGCACAAGCTGACGCTTTCGGCGGTCTATCCAAGCCGGCAATTCCTGCCGGCCAAGGTCAGGCAGTTCATCGACTATCTCGCCGCACTCTACGGCCCGGTGCCCTACTGGGAGCAATAG
- the katA gene encoding catalase KatA, translating into MTDRPTITTTAGAPVPDNQNSLTAGPRGGIMLQDYQLIEKLAHQNRERIPERVVHAKGWGAFGTLKITGDISQYTRAKCLQPGAETPMLARFSTVAGEQGAADHERDVRGFALKFYTGEGNWDLVGNNTPVFFIRDPYKFPDFIHTQKRHPKTNLRSATAMWDYWSLSPESLHQVTILMSDRGLPQTPMHMNGYGSHTYSFWNDAGERYWVKFHFKTQQGHKFFTNEEGETVIGKTREGYQEALFYAIENGAFPRWTVQVQVMPELDVEKTPYNPFDLTKVWPHADYPPIEIGVLELNRNPENYFAEIENAAFSPSNIVPGIGFSPDKVLQARIFSYADAHRYRLGTHYEHIPVNQPRCPVHHYHRDGQMNTYGGIRTGNPDAYYEPNSFNGPAEQPLAKEPPLRIDGDMSRYDHRVGNDDYIQVRALFDLFDEGQKSRLFSNIAAAMGGVPGEIIERQLIHFARVHPEYEAGVRRALKTAHGYEADTISTAAE; encoded by the coding sequence ATGACAGATCGTCCGACGATCACCACCACCGCCGGGGCGCCGGTGCCGGACAACCAGAATTCGCTGACGGCAGGGCCGCGCGGCGGCATCATGCTGCAGGACTATCAGCTCATCGAGAAGCTGGCGCACCAGAACCGCGAGCGCATTCCGGAACGCGTCGTCCATGCCAAGGGCTGGGGTGCTTTCGGCACGCTGAAAATCACCGGCGACATCTCGCAATACACCAGAGCGAAATGTCTCCAGCCCGGCGCCGAAACGCCGATGCTGGCCCGCTTCTCGACTGTCGCCGGCGAACAGGGCGCCGCCGACCACGAGCGCGACGTCCGCGGTTTCGCGCTTAAATTCTACACCGGGGAAGGCAACTGGGACCTCGTCGGCAACAATACGCCGGTCTTCTTCATTCGCGATCCCTACAAGTTCCCCGACTTCATCCACACGCAGAAGCGTCATCCGAAGACCAATCTGCGTTCCGCCACTGCCATGTGGGACTACTGGTCCCTGTCGCCGGAAAGCCTGCATCAGGTGACGATCCTGATGTCCGACCGCGGCCTCCCGCAGACGCCGATGCATATGAACGGCTACGGCTCGCACACCTATTCCTTCTGGAACGACGCGGGCGAACGCTACTGGGTCAAGTTCCACTTCAAGACCCAGCAGGGCCACAAATTCTTCACGAACGAGGAAGGCGAAACGGTCATCGGCAAGACCCGCGAGGGCTATCAGGAGGCACTGTTCTACGCGATCGAGAACGGGGCTTTCCCGCGCTGGACGGTTCAGGTGCAGGTCATGCCGGAGCTCGACGTGGAGAAGACGCCTTACAACCCGTTCGACCTGACCAAGGTGTGGCCGCATGCCGACTACCCGCCGATCGAGATCGGCGTGCTGGAGCTCAACCGCAACCCGGAAAACTATTTTGCCGAGATCGAGAACGCAGCCTTCTCGCCCTCCAATATCGTTCCCGGCATCGGCTTCTCGCCGGACAAGGTGCTGCAGGCCCGCATATTCTCCTACGCGGATGCCCACCGCTACCGCCTCGGCACGCATTACGAGCACATCCCGGTCAACCAGCCGCGCTGCCCGGTTCACCACTACCATCGCGACGGTCAGATGAACACCTATGGCGGCATCCGCACCGGTAATCCGGACGCCTATTACGAGCCGAACTCCTTCAATGGACCGGCCGAACAGCCGTTGGCCAAGGAACCGCCGCTCAGAATAGACGGCGACATGTCCCGCTACGATCACCGCGTCGGCAATGACGACTACATTCAGGTGCGGGCGCTGTTCGACCTCTTCGACGAGGGGCAGAAGTCGCGCCTCTTCTCCAACATCGCGGCCGCCATGGGCGGCGTCCCGGGCGAGATCATCGAGCGGCAGCTCATTCATTTCGCCCGCGTCCACCCGGAATACGAGGCGGGCGTCCGCCGGGCGCTGAAGACCGCCCACGGCTACGAGGCGGACACGATCAGCACGGCGGCCGAGTAG